The DNA segment TGATGTCGCACGTGCTCGTACCCATGATCTTCACGAGCGTGCCCGGGCGCACGCCGCTGCCCACGGCTCCCAGATGGGCGTCGAACGCCCCGACTGAAACCGGGATCCCGCCCGGCAGCCCCACTTGTTCCGCCAGGACGGGGTCCAATCCTCCGGCCCGCGTCCCCGCCGGAACCGCGCGGTCGTAAAGCCGAGCGCGCAGCTCGCCCATTCGGGGGTCCAGCTCGGCGAGGAACTCCTTCGAGGGCAATCCCCCCCAATCGGGGTGGTACATCGCCTTGTGCCCTGCCGCACACACCCCCCGGGGAATCCCCGCGGCCGAATGGACGCCGCACAGCCACGCCGGAATCCAGTCCTGCGCCTCGACCCACGTGTGGGTGGCCGCGAAGACGTACGGTGCGCTCCGCAGGCACTTCAAGACCTTCGACCAGAACCACTCGGACGAGTACGTGCCGCCGCACTTCGAGAGGTACGGTTCGCCGCGCGCCTCCGCCAAGCGCGTGATCTCCTCCGCTTCGGCGTGCGCGGTGTGGTCCTTCCACAGCCACGCAAAGGCGTGCACGTTGTCTTTGAACTCGTCGTGCAATGCAAGCGGAATGGCCACCTCGTCGACGGGCAGAGGCGTCGATCCCGTCGTGTCCACACCGATGCCCACCAGCCGCCCCGGCGAGAACTGGGGATCTCCGGCAGCCTTCGCCAACGCTCCCTTCACCGCCTCGAAAAATCCGTCCATCCAATCCTGGGGGTGCTGGCGGGCCAGGTGGGGATTCCCCGGTTCGAGCCAGACCCCATGGTCGCCCGTCGCGTACTCCCACACGGCCGTGCCGAGTTCTCGCCCGTCCGCCACGTCCACGATCAGCGCGCGCACGCTGTTGGTTCCGTAATCGAGGCCCAAGGCAAATCGAGGCTCATCCATGGTGGTAGACGCTCCATCCCAGATAGTTCTCCATCGCCTCGACCACCGCCTCGGCGACTTCGGAAAGGTTGAACGCGACGTGGTGCTCGAATCCGTTCTGGCAGATGAACTGCAGGAGCTCCTGCATCCGCTCGATCCGCACGACCCCGTAGCCGCCGAAGGTCTGCAGCAGGTCGTCGGTCAGGGTCCCCTCCCCGACGTAGGCGCAGATCCGGCCGTTCACGTCGTCGGTCGACACGCGGCAGAACGTGAAGGGCCCGCCCCGCATCCGTCCCACGATGGTGCCGAACGTGTTCTCCTTGCCGACGGTCCCCGCGATGATCTCCTGGAAGTCCATCCGCTGCTCGGCGAACACCGACTTGGGCAGGTTGGAGCAGTGGAACACCACGGCCTTGTCGGGATCGTCGCCAAAGTTGTTGTTCCAATCCAGCAGGGCCGAGGGTTGTCCCGAAGCGCACTGGAGGGCGTACATCCCGACGACCCCGGCGACATCGGTCTCGCACGCGCTCGCCATCAGCCGGTCCGACATCATGGACATCAGCGTGCAGGGCACGACTCCGTAGAACTCCTCGAGGGCGGTCCAGCACTGGATCGCCGTGGCGTCGATCTCGGCCTCCGCGGTCCAGCGATCGATCGCCACGCCGAGGCGCGCCATCTTGTCTAGGCTCTCGTCCGGGATTCCCTCGGTCTCGGTGTACTCCCGAATGCGGTCGAGCTTCTCCCGTACCTGGGCGTCGTCCGAGCCGAGGCGGTTGGCCCATCCCAGCACCTCGGAAAGGTCCAACGTCTCGACCGTGATGCCGCTCGCCTCGAGCAGCTTCTCGCTGTAGCGCACGGTGTTGAACGCCGTGGGACGTGCCCCGATCGCGCCGATCCTCGCGCGCCTCAGCCCCTTGACCGTGCGGCACACAGCGCCGAACCGGCGAAGATCCGCGCGGAACTCGGCGGTGTCTGGAGGCACCGTGTGGCGGTGCGTGAGGCTGAACGGAATCCCGTACTGGCGCAGGTTGTTGCAGACCGACATCTTCCCGCAGAAGCTGTCGCGTCTGTCCGCGATCGACATGCGCTTCGCCTCGTCCCCGAACGCGTGGACCAGCACCGGCACGCCGAGCTCGGCGAAGCGAAGCGTGTTGGCCACGGCGCGCTCGTCGCCGAAGTTGGGCAGGGTCACCAGCACGCCGTCGATCCGGTCGCGATGCGCGCGAAACAGCTCCGCGCACGCGCGCGCGTCGGCCAGGGATTCGACCGATCCGAATTGGCGCGCGGTAACGGGGAGCACCACCACGTCGAATCCCTCGGCGGCAAGGACGTCGATCACCTGCCGACGCCCCTCCTCGCAAAGGTGGGTGGGGAAGAAACCGCGATTGCCGACCAGGACTCCGAGCGTTGTCTTCTTGTTCATGCCGTACGATCCCATTTCGGGGGCCGAACCGCGCTCTCCTTGTTTGCAAGCAACTACAATGAGGCTCGTGAACGAGGGCGCGCTGCTTTCGATGCGGAGCATCCGCAAGGGGTTTCCAGGAGTCTTGGCGCTCGACGACGTGGACTTCGACGTGCGGCCCGGCGAAATCCACGCCCTGATGGGAGAGAACGGGGCCGGCAAGTCCACCCTGATCAAGGTGATGACGGGCGTTCATCGGAGCGATCGGGGCACGATGACCCTGGCGGACAAGCCCTTCCAGCCCGCTTCTCCCGCCGACGCGGTGACGCGGGGCGTCAGTACGGTGTACCAGGAGGTCAACCTGGTCCCCAACCTCTCGGTCGCCGAGAACGTGTGCCTGGGCCACTTGCGCGGGGTGCCCTGGGGCGAGATGCGCCGGCGCGCCCAAGCGGCCCTGCGGAGGCTCGGCATCGAGCTCGACGTCCGCACGCCCCTGGGTTCGCACTCCATCGCGATCCAACAGATGGTGGCGATCGCGCGCGCGCTCGACGTGGAGGCCAAGGTGCTCGTGCTGGACGAACCCACGTCCAGCCTCGACGCGGGCGAGGTGGCCGCGCTGTTCGCGATATTGAGGAAGCTGCGCGAGGACGGCTTGGCGATCGTGTTCATCACGCACTTCCTCGACCAGGTGTTCGAGATCGCCGACACGATCACCGTGCTTCGCAACGGGCGTCTCGTGGCGACGCGCACGGCCAAAGCGCTCTCGCGGTTGGAGCTTGTGTCCCAGATGTTGGGCCGTGACGCGGCCGAATTGGGGGCAGCCGCACGGGCGCCATCCGCGGGCAGGGGCTCCGAGCTGATGCGCGCGAACGGGATGGGGCGTCGTGGCGGCGTTCAAGGGCTCACCTTCTCGATCGCTCGCGGGGAGGTCGTGGGGCTTGCCGGTCTCTTGGGATCGGGAAGGACGGAAACGCTGCGGCTGCTCTTCGGGCTGGACGCGCCCACGGAGGGCTCGTTGGAGCTCGAGGGCGTCCAGCGGCGGCTTTCGGCCCGGCTCGCCATCCGTCTCGGGATCGGGCTGACACCCGAGGATCGCAAGGCGGAAGCGCTCCTGCCGGGCCTCACGATCCGCGAGAACCTGATGCTCGTGCTCCAAGCGCGGCGCGGCTGGCTGCGCCGCCTCTCCCGTCGGGAGCAGCAACAGTGGATCGACACGCTGCGCGCCCGGCTCCACATCGCGATGCGGGAGGGGGACGCGGCCATCGACACCCTGAGCGGCGGCAACCAGCAAAAGATCGTGCTGGCAAGGTGGTTGGCCGCCGACCCCAAGCTGCTGCTTCTCGACGAACCGACCCGCGGCATCGATGTCGGGGCGAAATTCGAGATCGAGGGTCTGATCGAAGAGCTGCGGGCCAAGGGAATGGCGCTGGTGGTGGTTTCGAGCGAGCTGGACGAGCTTGTGCGGACGTGCAGCCACGTGGTGGTGCTTCGAGACCGACGCATGGTGGACGAACTGCAGGGGCAGGCCATCGACGAGGCGCGCTTGGTCGCAGCGATCGCCAAGGAGGGCTCGTGAAGCGTCTCGACGCCCGCCTGCTTTGGCCGCTGGCCGCGCTCGGGGCTGTTTTGGCCTTCAACCTCGTGGCCACGCCGGGCTTTTTCGACCTCGCCGTTCGGGACGGCCGGCTCTACGGGAGTCTGGTCGACGTCGTGAATCGTGCGGTTCCGGTTCTCCTACTCGGCTTCGGCATGACGCTCGTGATCGCCACGGCGGGCGTCGACCTCTCGGTCGGGGCCGTGATGGCCATCGCCGGCGCTGTCGCCGCGTGCCTGATCGTGCGGCCGGAGGGATGCGTGTTGAACGCGTTGCCCGTGCACTCGCTTGCGGGCATCGTGGCGGTCTCGCTCGGGGTGGCCTTGCTCTGCGGGGTGTTCAACGGGCTGTTGGTGGCCGTATTCCGAATTCAACCGATCGTGGCGACGCTGCTGCTGATGGTCGCCGGCCGAGGGATCGCGCAGCTTCTCACCAACGGACAGATCGTGACGTTCCAGTCTCCCGCCTTTGGCGCGATCGGTTCCGGGGCCACGCTGGGGGTTCCCAACCCTGTTTGGATCGCGGCGTGCGTGTTCGGCGTCGGCGGGTTGCTGGTGCGCGGGACGGCCTACGGGATGTTCGTCGAAGCCGTGGGGAGCAACCCGGTGGCCAGCCGGCTCTCGGGCATCGATGCGCGGGGCGTGAAGATGGCGGCCTACGCGGTGTGCGCCGTGTGCGCAGGCATCGCGGGCTTGATCGCTGCGGCCGACATCCGCGCCGCGGACGCCAACAACGCGGGCTTGTATCTCGAGCTCGACGCGATCCTCGCGGTCAGCGTCGGCGGCACCTCGCTCGCGGGAGGGCGTTTCTCGCTCGTCGGCACGATTCTCGGCGCGCTGCTGATGCAGGCGCTTGCGACGACAATCTTCACGCGCGGCGTGTCCGCCGAGGGCACCCTCGTGTTGAAGGCGCTGGTCGTCGTCGCCGTGTGCGTCCTCCAGTCGGGCCCGCTCAAGCGCCCTCGGCGCGCGGAGGCGCGGCGCGCATGAAGGAGTGGCTCCCCACCGCGGTCACCGCCGCGGTATGGCTCGTGCTCTTCCTCACCGGAGCGCTGCTGTTCGACGGGTTCCTCTCCGCGCGCGTGTTCTTCAACCTTCTATCCGACAACGCCTTTCTTGGCGTGATTGCCGTCGGGCTCACGTTCGTGATCCTGTCGGGCGGCATCGACCTCTCGGTGGGGTCGATGGTGGGGTGCACGGGCATCCTCACGGCGACGCTGATCGAGTGGCGCGGATGGCCGCCCTTCGCGGCGATCGGCGCCGCGTTGGGGTTTGGCGCGCTGATCGGACTGGGCCACGGCGTGCTGATCCACCGCTACAAGCTCCAGCCGTTTCTGGCCACTTTGGCGGGTCTGTTCTTCTGTCGCGGCGTCGGCCTTTGGATCAGCAAGGAGTCGGTCACGATCAAGCACCCGCTCTTTACGGACATGGCGTCGTTCTCGGTCCGGCTGCCCGGGAAGGCATCGCTCAGCCTGGGTTCGATCGTGCTCCTGGTGGTGCTCCTCCTCGGCGTCGCGGCGGCCCGGCGGACCCTTTTCGGGCGCACGGCCTACGCGATCGGGGGCGGGGAGGGTTCCGCGCTTCTCATGGGCCTCCCAGTGGGACGGGTCAAGGTGGGAATCTACGTGCTGAGCGGAGTGCTGGCCGCGCTCGGCGGCGTGTTGTTCGCGCTCTACACCTCGTCGGGGAACGCCATCGCCGGCACCTCGATGGAGTTGGACGCGATCGCGGCGGTCGTGATCGGCGGAACGTTGCTCTCAGGGGGCTACGGATCGGTGTTCGGCTCGTTCATGGGCGTGCTGATCCTCGGCACGATCCAGACCCTGATCAGCTTCCAGGGCACCCTCAGCTCCTGGTGGACGAAGATCTTCATCGGCGCCCTGCTGCTGGCGTTCATCGCCATGCAGCGGGGGATCGAGGGCGGTCTGAAGGTGCGCGCCAAGCCGTAGTTTCGCCATCGGGTGCCACGCCCGCGCGAACGTCTTACGCCCGTCGTCGACGCCGGAGGAGCGCCAAGGCTCCGGAGGCGAGGACGGCCATCGTCGCGGGCTCGGGCACCGCTTCCAGCCGAGTCAGGGCCACGTCGCCCGCCGGGGCCGTATCGAACTGGATGTAGATCTGATCCACATCGGCCAGGCTGGCCGCGTTGATGAGGATCGAGCTGAACAAGATGTCCTCCGTGAACGCCGTGGTGGGACGACCGCCCGCCACGACCTGGGTGAAGGCCAGTGGCGTGTTGCCGCCGGTCCCTGTGGAGGAGGTGAGGAAGATGTTGACCGTGACGTCCTGATCGTTGCTGTCGAAGGCGAACCGGAAGCGGTCGTTGCCTCCGGCCGTCAGGTCGGCATTGAGGTCCGCCAAGGCGCCGGCCACGGTGAACCCGTAACTCAGCTCGACCCGAGCATCCACGCGCGGGCCGCTTGCGATGAAGCCGAATCCGGATCCGAGGTCCACCTGCGTGACGAGCCCGTGCGGGTTGACGTCGTTGATGCCGTAGAGCTGCCGGGTCCCGCCGAGCGTGTTGGCTCCCGTCGCCACGCGGTTGTTGAGCAATACGCCCTGCCCCGTGATCGTCAGGGATTGCGCGGT comes from the Fimbriimonadaceae bacterium genome and includes:
- a CDS encoding ribulokinase, with protein sequence MDEPRFALGLDYGTNSVRALIVDVADGRELGTAVWEYATGDHGVWLEPGNPHLARQHPQDWMDGFFEAVKGALAKAAGDPQFSPGRLVGIGVDTTGSTPLPVDEVAIPLALHDEFKDNVHAFAWLWKDHTAHAEAEEITRLAEARGEPYLSKCGGTYSSEWFWSKVLKCLRSAPYVFAATHTWVEAQDWIPAWLCGVHSAAGIPRGVCAAGHKAMYHPDWGGLPSKEFLAELDPRMGELRARLYDRAVPAGTRAGGLDPVLAEQVGLPGGIPVSVGAFDAHLGAVGSGVRPGTLVKIMGTSTCDIMVGGEDTPDIAGVCGVVPGSVIPGMVGIEAGQSAVGDLFNWCAQKLGDGRHEPLAAEAAGLAPGQSGLLALDWNNGNRTVLVDPHLTGLLVGQTLHTTVGEIYRALIEATAFGARVIIERIREADVPIDEIVVCGGIAEKSPLTMQIYADVCGMPIKTSRSAQTCALGAAIAGAVAGGAHPDFLAAIDAMTGVRPEAYEPAEGAVELYDRLYGLYRSLHDAFGGVETVDLSGVMKELGSIRREVQA
- a CDS encoding PEP-CTERM sorting domain-containing protein, producing MKKLLLFAGIGAIATSSQAAVLIDNFITAQSLTITGQGVLLNNRVATGANTLGGTRQLYGINDVNPHGLVTQVDLGSGFGFIASGPRVDARVELSYGFTVAGALADLNADLTAGGNDRFRFAFDSNDQDVTVNIFLTSSTGTGGNTPLAFTQVVAGGRPTTAFTEDILFSSILINAASLADVDQIYIQFDTAPAGDVALTRLEAVPEPATMAVLASGALALLRRRRRA
- a CDS encoding sugar ABC transporter ATP-binding protein, whose protein sequence is MNEGALLSMRSIRKGFPGVLALDDVDFDVRPGEIHALMGENGAGKSTLIKVMTGVHRSDRGTMTLADKPFQPASPADAVTRGVSTVYQEVNLVPNLSVAENVCLGHLRGVPWGEMRRRAQAALRRLGIELDVRTPLGSHSIAIQQMVAIARALDVEAKVLVLDEPTSSLDAGEVAALFAILRKLREDGLAIVFITHFLDQVFEIADTITVLRNGRLVATRTAKALSRLELVSQMLGRDAAELGAAARAPSAGRGSELMRANGMGRRGGVQGLTFSIARGEVVGLAGLLGSGRTETLRLLFGLDAPTEGSLELEGVQRRLSARLAIRLGIGLTPEDRKAEALLPGLTIRENLMLVLQARRGWLRRLSRREQQQWIDTLRARLHIAMREGDAAIDTLSGGNQQKIVLARWLAADPKLLLLDEPTRGIDVGAKFEIEGLIEELRAKGMALVVVSSELDELVRTCSHVVVLRDRRMVDELQGQAIDEARLVAAIAKEGS
- a CDS encoding L-fucose/L-arabinose isomerase family protein translates to MNKKTTLGVLVGNRGFFPTHLCEEGRRQVIDVLAAEGFDVVVLPVTARQFGSVESLADARACAELFRAHRDRIDGVLVTLPNFGDERAVANTLRFAELGVPVLVHAFGDEAKRMSIADRRDSFCGKMSVCNNLRQYGIPFSLTHRHTVPPDTAEFRADLRRFGAVCRTVKGLRRARIGAIGARPTAFNTVRYSEKLLEASGITVETLDLSEVLGWANRLGSDDAQVREKLDRIREYTETEGIPDESLDKMARLGVAIDRWTAEAEIDATAIQCWTALEEFYGVVPCTLMSMMSDRLMASACETDVAGVVGMYALQCASGQPSALLDWNNNFGDDPDKAVVFHCSNLPKSVFAEQRMDFQEIIAGTVGKENTFGTIVGRMRGGPFTFCRVSTDDVNGRICAYVGEGTLTDDLLQTFGGYGVVRIERMQELLQFICQNGFEHHVAFNLSEVAEAVVEAMENYLGWSVYHHG
- the yjfF gene encoding sugar ABC transporter permease YjfF, translating into MKEWLPTAVTAAVWLVLFLTGALLFDGFLSARVFFNLLSDNAFLGVIAVGLTFVILSGGIDLSVGSMVGCTGILTATLIEWRGWPPFAAIGAALGFGALIGLGHGVLIHRYKLQPFLATLAGLFFCRGVGLWISKESVTIKHPLFTDMASFSVRLPGKASLSLGSIVLLVVLLLGVAAARRTLFGRTAYAIGGGEGSALLMGLPVGRVKVGIYVLSGVLAALGGVLFALYTSSGNAIAGTSMELDAIAAVVIGGTLLSGGYGSVFGSFMGVLILGTIQTLISFQGTLSSWWTKIFIGALLLAFIAMQRGIEGGLKVRAKP
- a CDS encoding ABC transporter permease, whose protein sequence is MKRLDARLLWPLAALGAVLAFNLVATPGFFDLAVRDGRLYGSLVDVVNRAVPVLLLGFGMTLVIATAGVDLSVGAVMAIAGAVAACLIVRPEGCVLNALPVHSLAGIVAVSLGVALLCGVFNGLLVAVFRIQPIVATLLLMVAGRGIAQLLTNGQIVTFQSPAFGAIGSGATLGVPNPVWIAACVFGVGGLLVRGTAYGMFVEAVGSNPVASRLSGIDARGVKMAAYAVCAVCAGIAGLIAAADIRAADANNAGLYLELDAILAVSVGGTSLAGGRFSLVGTILGALLMQALATTIFTRGVSAEGTLVLKALVVVAVCVLQSGPLKRPRRAEARRA